The Haloplanus salinarum genome includes a region encoding these proteins:
- a CDS encoding ABC transporter ATP-binding protein has translation MTLELSRLRKVYGQFDFGPVNLTVEEEVLAVLGPSGSGKTTFLSLIAGITGPDSGSIQLDGRELVGLPPEDRHVGMVFQEGALFPHMTARKNIEYAATASHCVDELATLLELEDVLNRKPPTLSGGERQRVALARTLATDPDVLLLDEPLSSLDAPIRKRLRDELHSLFESLEIPILYVTHDQRTATALGDRIAIVRDGDLEQVGSPSTVLTRPTNRFVARFTGNENLFDGTVINQTTDGATVRFGEIQFQTTASDIHTSTVTVCIHPSRVEIEAPYIADGDRTENTVTGTVARWLNEGSEYRIDIETETGSITLTANVRPPTFERLALENGSGVQVRIPQDSIHLIPGRE, from the coding sequence ATGACACTCGAACTCTCCCGACTTCGCAAAGTCTACGGCCAGTTCGACTTCGGCCCGGTGAACCTGACGGTCGAGGAAGAAGTACTCGCCGTCTTGGGACCGTCTGGCAGTGGAAAGACGACGTTCCTCTCGCTAATCGCCGGGATCACCGGTCCCGATTCGGGATCGATTCAACTGGATGGGCGAGAACTGGTGGGCTTACCGCCCGAAGATCGACACGTGGGGATGGTCTTCCAGGAGGGGGCGCTCTTCCCACACATGACCGCCCGGAAAAACATCGAGTACGCGGCCACAGCCAGCCATTGCGTCGACGAACTCGCGACGCTTCTCGAATTAGAGGACGTGCTCAATAGAAAGCCTCCGACCCTCTCCGGTGGAGAACGACAACGAGTGGCACTCGCACGAACGTTGGCGACTGACCCGGACGTGCTACTCCTCGATGAGCCGTTGTCGAGTCTCGACGCGCCGATTCGGAAACGGCTTCGAGATGAACTGCACAGTCTGTTCGAATCGCTCGAAATTCCGATTCTCTACGTCACGCATGACCAGCGGACGGCGACGGCACTCGGTGATCGAATCGCTATCGTTCGGGATGGTGACCTCGAACAAGTAGGCTCGCCGTCGACGGTGCTCACTCGACCGACGAACCGATTTGTCGCCCGTTTTACCGGGAACGAGAACCTCTTTGATGGGACGGTGATCAACCAAACAACAGACGGAGCAACGGTTCGGTTTGGTGAGATCCAGTTCCAGACGACAGCGTCGGATATCCATACATCGACGGTGACGGTCTGTATTCATCCATCGCGGGTGGAAATCGAAGCCCCCTACATTGCCGACGGTGACCGAACGGAAAATACGGTCACAGGAACAGTTGCTCGCTGGTTGAATGAGGGGAGCGAATACCGAATCGATATCGAGACTGAAACGGGATCGATCACTCTCACGGCGAACGTTCGTCCGCCGACGTTCGAACGACTAGCGCTTGAGAATGGCTCAGGGGTACAAGTACGGATTCCACAAGATTCGATACATTTGATTCCGGGGCGTGAATAG
- a CDS encoding AbrB/MazE/SpoVT family DNA-binding domain-containing protein → MSSNTDEGEVIRVSKKGQATIPKELRERFGIDTPGKVLIHEEDGKIVVEPLPSVEEMQGVHAGRYEKGKVLEHLREMNDEDKKLERERDERPERHQ, encoded by the coding sequence ATGTCTAGTAATACTGACGAGGGGGAAGTCATCCGCGTGTCCAAGAAGGGACAGGCGACGATCCCGAAGGAGCTGCGGGAACGGTTCGGTATCGACACGCCAGGAAAGGTACTCATCCACGAAGAGGACGGAAAGATCGTGGTCGAACCCCTCCCCTCGGTCGAAGAGATGCAGGGCGTCCACGCTGGTCGCTACGAGAAGGGGAAAGTCCTCGAGCATCTCCGGGAGATGAACGACGAGGACAAGAAGCTCGAACGTGAGCGCGATGAGCGACCCGAGCGGCATCAATGA
- a CDS encoding PIN domain-containing protein, whose product MTDYVFDTEPLIAYFYDEPGAADVTERLQAIEIEEASGAISHATATEVVYKIARLETGDPNQTPPGNDEFDTGEGDLRILRGYGVTIETPSWSTVARIKGAGGISLGDSYAAALALEEEATLVVGADPEFGDLSEDIDLHRIREEFV is encoded by the coding sequence ATGACGGATTACGTGTTCGACACAGAGCCGCTCATCGCGTATTTTTACGACGAACCCGGCGCTGCGGACGTAACCGAGCGGCTTCAGGCAATCGAAATCGAAGAGGCGAGCGGCGCGATCTCCCACGCCACGGCTACCGAAGTGGTGTACAAAATCGCGCGTCTCGAAACAGGCGACCCGAACCAAACGCCGCCTGGCAACGACGAGTTCGACACCGGGGAGGGGGACCTGCGCATTCTCCGCGGCTATGGGGTGACGATCGAGACGCCTTCTTGGAGTACTGTCGCCCGGATCAAAGGTGCAGGAGGCATCTCACTCGGTGATTCGTACGCTGCCGCGCTGGCGCTCGAGGAGGAGGCAACACTTGTCGTTGGAGCGGATCCGGAGTTCGGCGATCTGTCTGAGGATATCGACTTGCATCGAATCCGTGAAGAATTCGTTTAA
- a CDS encoding amidohydrolase family protein, whose protein sequence is MEKIEGIVLAGQSFEPIHGRVVVEGGRITAVDEIPERDGDPSRIILPAFVNAHTHIGDSVAKEAAVGLGLEEAVAPPDSLKHRRLAAADRETLVEAMHRTLRFMERTGTAAFLDFREFGVEGTRTLREAAEGLDIEDFVFGSENPAVLDIADGFGASGANDGDFTDQRTAARERGVPFAIHAGEPDATDIHPALDLNPDLLIHMVHAEVDHLERVADQGVPIAVCPRANRVLGVGRPPVETLLEYTDVALGTDNVMLNGPSMFREMEYTAKTFDLPSRTVLRMATAAGADAVGLDCGVIEPDRRAALLVLDGDSDNLSSVSDPVDAVVRRATALDIRRVIC, encoded by the coding sequence ATGGAGAAGATCGAGGGAATCGTCCTCGCTGGGCAGTCGTTCGAGCCGATCCACGGCCGGGTCGTCGTGGAGGGAGGTCGTATCACGGCCGTCGATGAGATACCTGAGCGCGACGGCGACCCGAGCCGCATCATCCTGCCGGCGTTCGTAAACGCGCACACCCACATCGGGGACTCGGTCGCTAAAGAAGCAGCCGTCGGACTCGGCCTTGAAGAGGCGGTGGCCCCGCCCGACAGCCTGAAACACCGACGGTTGGCGGCGGCCGATCGCGAGACGCTGGTCGAGGCGATGCATCGCACGCTCCGGTTCATGGAACGAACTGGAACGGCCGCCTTCCTCGACTTCCGCGAGTTCGGCGTCGAAGGTACCCGGACGCTACGCGAGGCCGCCGAGGGCCTCGACATCGAGGACTTCGTCTTCGGAAGCGAGAACCCTGCGGTCCTGGATATAGCCGACGGATTCGGTGCTAGCGGGGCTAACGACGGCGATTTCACCGACCAGCGAACGGCCGCGAGAGAGCGTGGCGTCCCGTTCGCCATTCACGCCGGCGAGCCTGACGCCACCGACATCCATCCAGCGCTGGATCTGAACCCGGATCTGCTGATCCACATGGTCCACGCCGAAGTCGATCACCTGGAACGGGTCGCAGACCAGGGAGTCCCAATCGCGGTCTGCCCCCGTGCGAACCGCGTCCTCGGGGTCGGCCGACCGCCGGTCGAGACGCTGCTCGAGTACACCGACGTGGCGCTCGGGACGGATAACGTGATGCTGAACGGACCTTCGATGTTCCGCGAGATGGAGTACACCGCGAAGACGTTCGACCTCCCCTCGCGGACGGTGCTTCGGATGGCGACGGCCGCTGGAGCCGACGCAGTCGGCCTCGACTGTGGCGTCATCGAGCCGGACCGCCGCGCCGCGCTGCTGGTGCTCGACGGCGATTCGGACAACCTCTCTAGCGTTTCGGATCCGGTCGATGCGGTGGTCCGACGGGCGACAGCGCTCGATATTCGGCGCGTTATCTGCTGA
- a CDS encoding cupin domain-containing protein has protein sequence MTHVSTSDLVDKLEQENTNYLEVLSKDALSVELAQYPNPEPKTTHKTDELYFIISGSGMVHVEDERYAVDEGDVVYVEQGAEHDFFDIEDKITALVVFASAEDSVLGQGL, from the coding sequence ATGACCCACGTTTCGACGAGCGACTTAGTCGACAAACTTGAACAGGAAAACACGAACTACTTGGAAGTACTGAGCAAGGACGCGCTGAGCGTCGAACTTGCGCAGTACCCCAATCCTGAGCCAAAGACGACCCACAAAACTGACGAACTCTACTTCATCATCTCCGGGTCGGGGATGGTCCACGTTGAAGATGAGCGGTATGCTGTCGACGAGGGTGACGTGGTCTATGTGGAACAGGGAGCCGAACACGACTTTTTTGACATCGAAGATAAAATCACGGCCCTCGTCGTCTTTGCGAGTGCGGAAGACTCCGTCCTCGGCCAAGGGCTTTGA
- a CDS encoding universal stress protein: MYRVLLPIDKSEVRARAQVEAVFDIPVAAGDIAVDIVHVHEETPTSDAQWAAGEGFSDTFTEEMAEELRNVDRIPSAVETAVDLLEGSDITFTVHERSGEPAVEILEFAEERDSNVIALGVSGRSPVGKVLFGSVAQAVILASDRPVTLVPKDASES, encoded by the coding sequence ATGTACCGTGTCCTGCTCCCGATCGATAAGAGCGAAGTGCGAGCACGCGCACAGGTTGAGGCCGTTTTCGATATCCCAGTGGCCGCCGGTGACATCGCCGTTGATATCGTCCATGTCCACGAGGAGACGCCGACAAGTGACGCCCAGTGGGCCGCCGGTGAGGGCTTCAGCGATACTTTCACCGAGGAGATGGCCGAGGAGCTTCGCAACGTCGATCGCATTCCCTCGGCGGTAGAAACCGCTGTCGATCTCCTCGAGGGGAGCGACATCACGTTCACCGTTCACGAGCGGAGTGGCGAGCCAGCCGTGGAAATCCTTGAGTTTGCGGAGGAGCGTGACAGCAACGTGATCGCCCTCGGCGTGAGCGGCCGATCACCGGTCGGCAAGGTGTTGTTTGGCAGCGTCGCGCAGGCAGTGATTTTGGCCAGTGATCGGCCGGTGACGCTGGTACCCAAGGACGCGTCGGAGTCGTAG
- a CDS encoding acyltransferase has product MTKRRVSLSPEVQGRIDQFVESVDTRLASNEDTAAVVQEVLARLHGDGGVYDRWQSGNQISTDEQVRLDAYDPRRVTVKADHWAETDAEQFQKSKPLQWLWKGFDVSPLARDLAIGIPFRQMIANHLFAEAGEDLQLFHGITFSYGHNIEMGDRTVVHGDVLLDDRGELEVGNRVSIAEGATIHSHGHDIVDQTDVSIYRTVIEDDARLASDSMIGAGSRVGRNAMVGAKSVVHGNVPNHHVAVGTPAKSVKVKPGWESVTDDPGTLEDDREERHIEYTLSDDVERIDEFQRNLTPPDADDMPDS; this is encoded by the coding sequence ATGACCAAGCGACGGGTTTCACTCTCTCCCGAGGTTCAGGGACGAATCGATCAGTTCGTCGAGAGCGTCGATACACGCCTCGCCTCGAACGAGGATACCGCAGCCGTCGTCCAGGAAGTCCTCGCCCGACTCCACGGTGACGGTGGGGTCTACGACCGATGGCAGTCGGGAAACCAAATCTCGACTGACGAACAGGTCAGGCTCGACGCCTACGACCCCCGTCGCGTGACCGTGAAGGCCGACCACTGGGCGGAAACAGATGCCGAACAGTTCCAGAAATCCAAGCCCCTCCAGTGGCTCTGGAAGGGATTCGACGTGTCTCCGCTGGCCCGCGACCTTGCTATCGGAATACCATTTAGGCAGATGATCGCGAACCACCTGTTCGCCGAAGCGGGTGAGGATCTTCAGCTGTTCCATGGTATCACGTTCTCTTACGGCCACAACATCGAGATGGGGGACAGGACGGTCGTCCATGGAGATGTCCTCCTCGACGACCGGGGGGAACTCGAGGTCGGCAACCGTGTCTCTATCGCGGAAGGGGCGACCATTCACAGTCACGGCCACGATATCGTCGACCAGACCGACGTATCGATCTACCGTACCGTTATCGAGGACGACGCCCGTCTTGCGTCCGACTCGATGATCGGTGCTGGCTCTCGCGTTGGTCGCAACGCCATGGTCGGCGCCAAATCGGTCGTCCACGGTAACGTCCCAAACCATCATGTCGCCGTCGGGACGCCGGCAAAGAGCGTCAAGGTCAAACCAGGCTGGGAATCCGTTACTGACGACCCCGGGACTCTCGAAGACGACCGTGAGGAGCGCCACATCGAGTACACGCTCTCGGATGACGTCGAACGGATCGACGAGTTCCAGCGGAACCTCACACCACCGGACGCGGACGACATGCCCGACTCCTAA
- a CDS encoding SLC13 family permease, with protein sequence MKDQSLLERVWEYCWQLDRHTRNALRMRPTALLDYSDLTPEERELAERLATDGGRDEGEQAAGGEGGGGNDDGDDGSAFDVGGQYGRRQKIGLVLGPLLFVAIMLVPTPEGLSTGGQAVAATTAWVAVWWIGEAIPIPATSLLPIVLFPLTGALDVDAATAPYANDLIFLFMGGFFIAMAMQRWDLHRRIALRTIRVIGTGPERIILGFMVATAFLSMWVSNTATTMMMTPIGLAVILQTSDIIDRTGGDVPTAQGEFKFGTALMLCIGYSASVGGVGTIIGTPPNLVLVGAIDETFNQTITFAQWMLYGVPIAALGVGIIWVYVTRFIIPPEMDSLPGGMDVIDEELDALGSMTREEKLVLVVFTGTAAAWISRSFVLQPFIPGIADSMIAIAAALVLFLIPAREEDGSFTFLLDWETAVNIPWGIILLFGGGLSIAAGFQETGLAEWIGGQLGGLEGVSIVLVMSVVVLLTIFMTEVTSNTATTAMLMPIMASLAVGLSVHPYGIMIAAATAASFAFMLPVATPPNAVVFGTGYISMPQMAKTGFGLNIIGIFLVILLAMTWLPLIWGISLTEIPPWAGMVAPVVF encoded by the coding sequence ATGAAAGATCAATCGCTTCTGGAACGGGTATGGGAGTACTGTTGGCAACTCGACCGCCACACTAGGAACGCTCTCCGGATGCGCCCGACCGCACTCCTCGACTATTCGGACCTGACGCCGGAGGAGCGGGAGTTGGCCGAGAGACTCGCCACCGACGGCGGTCGCGACGAGGGGGAACAGGCGGCCGGCGGCGAGGGTGGCGGGGGTAATGACGATGGTGATGACGGGTCGGCGTTCGATGTCGGCGGCCAGTACGGCCGCCGGCAGAAGATCGGGTTGGTCCTGGGCCCGTTGTTGTTCGTGGCGATCATGCTCGTGCCGACCCCCGAGGGATTATCGACAGGCGGGCAAGCAGTCGCCGCGACCACGGCGTGGGTGGCAGTGTGGTGGATCGGCGAGGCGATCCCGATCCCGGCGACATCACTGTTGCCGATCGTGTTATTCCCGCTTACCGGAGCACTCGACGTGGACGCGGCTACCGCACCATACGCTAATGATCTGATTTTCCTGTTCATGGGTGGGTTCTTTATTGCGATGGCGATGCAGCGCTGGGATCTCCACCGGCGCATCGCGCTCCGGACGATCCGGGTGATCGGTACCGGCCCGGAGCGCATCATTCTCGGGTTCATGGTCGCGACGGCGTTCCTCTCGATGTGGGTCTCTAACACCGCGACGACGATGATGATGACACCCATCGGGCTCGCCGTGATCCTCCAGACGAGCGATATTATCGACCGGACCGGCGGGGACGTCCCGACCGCACAAGGCGAATTCAAGTTCGGTACAGCGTTGATGCTCTGTATCGGCTATTCGGCCTCTGTCGGTGGCGTCGGGACGATCATCGGGACGCCGCCGAACCTCGTGCTGGTCGGTGCGATCGACGAGACGTTCAATCAGACGATCACGTTCGCCCAGTGGATGCTCTATGGCGTCCCGATTGCTGCCCTCGGGGTCGGGATCATCTGGGTGTACGTCACTCGGTTCATCATCCCTCCGGAGATGGACAGCCTCCCCGGGGGTATGGATGTCATCGACGAGGAACTCGACGCGCTCGGATCGATGACGCGCGAAGAGAAACTCGTTCTCGTTGTCTTCACCGGGACGGCGGCCGCGTGGATCTCACGATCGTTCGTCCTCCAACCCTTCATTCCCGGTATCGCCGACAGCATGATCGCGATTGCCGCCGCGCTGGTGCTCTTTCTGATCCCCGCTCGCGAGGAGGACGGCTCCTTTACTTTCCTGCTCGACTGGGAGACCGCCGTCAATATCCCTTGGGGGATCATCCTCCTGTTCGGTGGCGGGCTCTCGATCGCCGCCGGGTTCCAGGAAACCGGCCTCGCCGAGTGGATCGGTGGCCAACTCGGCGGTCTTGAGGGTGTCTCGATCGTGCTAGTTATGTCCGTCGTCGTCCTATTGACTATATTTATGACCGAAGTCACGTCAAACACCGCGACGACCGCGATGTTGATGCCGATCATGGCGTCGCTGGCGGTCGGACTCTCGGTTCACCCGTACGGGATCATGATCGCCGCCGCGACCGCCGCCTCCTTTGCGTTCATGTTGCCCGTTGCGACGCCTCCAAACGCCGTCGTCTTCGGCACGGGATACATTTCCATGCCACAGATGGCCAAAACCGGGTTCGGACTCAACATCATAGGGATCTTCCTCGTGATCCTACTGGCAATGACGTGGCTCCCGTTGATCTGGGGGATCTCACTCACTGAAATCCCCCCGTGGGCCGGGATGGTGGCTCCCGTGGTGTTCTGA
- a CDS encoding RNA-guided endonuclease InsQ/TnpB family protein, producing the protein MADGYLRRTAITRPILTDEQQDLLDVTINEWKDACNISSRIGWDTGETRKTYLQDLAYDTVLEETHLGSQHAILATHQAAAALDGVDAIENLDEHYKTSRPEFTSNTVKYDTRTMTLFDDGSVSLSTVEGRIRCDLNLPDEEDGYQHEYLTDDEWEVTESTLSKRDGEYYLHLGFRKDKPEKQVETQGDDEDRTVLGVDLGIVNIATTSTAHFASGRELRHRHREFERIRGNLQQTGTQSAHRTIRQMSGRESRYLRDHLHQVANQILEEARTHDCEYIAFENLKHIRERAPPVKEFHQWAHRQLVDLVEYKAEAEGISVEFVDPKNTSRRCPECGHTSKGNRVRQAEFECESCGATQNADYVGAKNVGWRYVCRGLQSSRRTGDSQLALKSGTVTPNRGFVPSD; encoded by the coding sequence GTGGCAGACGGCTACCTGAGGCGTACCGCAATCACCCGTCCTATCCTCACCGACGAGCAACAGGACTTGCTCGATGTCACCATCAACGAGTGGAAAGATGCCTGTAACATCAGCAGTCGCATCGGATGGGACACAGGTGAGACGCGGAAAACCTACCTCCAAGACCTCGCCTACGACACGGTGTTGGAGGAGACACACCTCGGGAGTCAGCACGCAATTCTCGCCACCCATCAGGCTGCAGCCGCACTCGATGGTGTCGACGCAATCGAAAACCTTGATGAACACTACAAAACGTCCCGACCGGAGTTCACCAGTAACACGGTGAAATACGATACCCGGACGATGACGCTGTTCGATGACGGGTCTGTGTCGCTTTCTACCGTCGAGGGTCGGATTCGGTGTGACCTGAACCTTCCCGACGAAGAAGACGGGTATCAACACGAATACCTCACCGATGACGAGTGGGAAGTAACAGAGTCTACGTTATCAAAGCGTGATGGCGAATACTACCTGCACCTCGGGTTTCGCAAAGACAAGCCCGAGAAACAGGTTGAAACACAGGGTGACGACGAGGACAGGACAGTTCTCGGCGTTGACCTCGGTATCGTCAACATCGCTACCACCAGCACAGCGCACTTCGCATCAGGGAGAGAACTCAGGCACCGACATCGAGAGTTCGAGCGGATTCGCGGTAATCTCCAGCAGACTGGTACACAATCCGCCCATCGGACAATTCGGCAGATGAGCGGTAGGGAATCACGGTATCTCCGTGACCACCTCCATCAAGTCGCTAACCAGATTCTCGAAGAAGCACGAACACACGACTGTGAGTACATCGCTTTCGAGAATCTGAAACACATCAGGGAGCGTGCGCCGCCCGTCAAAGAGTTCCACCAGTGGGCGCACCGGCAACTCGTTGACCTCGTGGAGTACAAAGCGGAAGCCGAGGGGATTAGCGTCGAGTTTGTAGACCCGAAAAACACGAGTCGGCGGTGTCCCGAATGCGGGCATACGAGCAAGGGGAACCGAGTGCGACAGGCGGAGTTCGAGTGTGAATCGTGCGGTGCAACTCAGAATGCAGATTACGTGGGTGCGAAGAACGTTGGGTGGCGGTACGTCTGTCGCGGGCTACAGTCCTCGCGGCGGACGGGCGACAGTCAACTCGCCCTGAAGTCAGGAACGGTGACGCCGAATCGGGGATTCGTCCCGTCCGACTAA
- a CDS encoding peptide-methionine (S)-S-oxide reductase MsrA, with the protein MTLTPATIREYDAQAADRETTDTATFGLGCFWGPDARFGAMDGVVRTRVGYAGGTKPDPSYHSLGDHTEVIQVDFDPDIVTYRDLVEDVFQQHDPQTQPRKTQYQNVVFASTATRRTAVDTVLAASGYTADGVETRLERLSRFYPAEDYHQKYRLRSASSFLSAFEEAGYTDEEIRESPIAAKLNGYVAGHDVDIEVDLPAPDQHASG; encoded by the coding sequence ATGACGCTCACACCAGCGACAATACGCGAATACGATGCACAGGCGGCCGACCGGGAGACGACTGACACGGCGACGTTCGGCCTCGGGTGTTTCTGGGGTCCCGATGCGCGGTTCGGTGCCATGGACGGCGTGGTCCGCACACGCGTCGGGTACGCTGGTGGGACGAAGCCCGACCCATCCTATCACTCGTTGGGAGATCATACCGAGGTGATTCAGGTCGACTTCGATCCGGACATCGTCACGTACCGTGATCTCGTCGAAGACGTGTTTCAGCAACACGATCCGCAGACACAGCCACGCAAAACGCAGTATCAAAACGTCGTGTTCGCGTCGACGGCCACCCGACGGACGGCGGTCGACACGGTACTCGCGGCGAGCGGGTACACTGCTGACGGCGTCGAGACGCGTCTCGAGCGGCTCTCACGGTTCTACCCGGCGGAGGACTACCACCAGAAGTACAGGCTTCGCTCGGCATCGTCGTTCCTGAGTGCCTTCGAGGAGGCTGGATACACTGACGAGGAGATCCGTGAATCCCCCATTGCGGCAAAGCTGAACGGCTACGTGGCGGGACACGATGTCGACATTGAGGTGGATCTGCCAGCCCCCGACCAGCATGCATCGGGGTGA
- a CDS encoding universal stress protein has translation MISRILVPMDGSEMAQQALRYVLENHPDAKITVLHVVGEPSPWGTVATSLALEEDIEAAAEERAEEVFDDATELAAEYDVELATEVRLGNPARAILNSADDFDAVVIGSHGGSLVDRLVVGNVAQKVFRNSPVPVIVAR, from the coding sequence ATGATCTCACGAATCCTCGTTCCGATGGACGGCTCGGAGATGGCGCAACAAGCGCTTAGGTACGTCCTTGAAAACCATCCTGACGCGAAGATTACGGTCTTGCACGTCGTGGGCGAACCGTCACCTTGGGGGACAGTAGCCACGTCACTCGCTCTCGAGGAGGATATCGAAGCGGCCGCAGAGGAGCGCGCAGAGGAAGTCTTCGACGACGCCACGGAACTTGCCGCCGAGTACGATGTCGAACTCGCTACCGAAGTACGATTGGGGAATCCAGCTCGGGCGATTTTGAACAGCGCCGACGATTTCGATGCGGTCGTCATCGGGAGCCACGGGGGCTCGTTAGTCGATCGACTGGTCGTCGGGAACGTCGCTCAGAAAGTGTTCCGCAACTCGCCCGTTCCCGTAATCGTCGCTCGATGA
- a CDS encoding SLC13 family permease, translated as MAAVTVGTLLIFLIIFVAFVLFVTEPVPIDVTAIGIMVTLMILGPWTGVSPREGVSGFSNPATITILAMMILSEGVRRTGAIQRLEKTVASYTGESEHKQLGATVGLVGPLSGIINNTAAVAVLLPMVSDLAHEHGTSPSKLLVPLSYASMAGGMLTLIGTSTNLLASDVASRLAADYPSLHAFSMFEFTHLGLVVFLVTGLYLLTVGYWLAPSHVTPRSKLETTQKEEFLTEVIVGKESPFIGSTIREALEEVDFEANVTQLIRAGTYHREPRLSMTIREGDTFTIRLTEDALRTLHEVEGIEFVPEVMPPGGLDALGPGQTLSEIVVTAGSDLVGETVESSRFQDQYQTAVLAIRRGGETAYERLTEYRIRPGDLLLIESEPDTVDRLADDPNVIVAGELALQQFRSSKLPLAVGVVLSVIGLAALGILPVMVAALGGVLVMIVTGIVKPAEAYEAVQWDVIFLLAGVIPLGKALSETGGANLLGTLVVSTAEFLPAIAVLGLFYLLTAAITNLVSNQASVVLLIPVAVDAAAKLNANAFAFVLAVTFAASTAFMSPVGYQTNLFVYGPGGYDFGDYIRVGGPLQVILAVVTTLGIAVFWGV; from the coding sequence ATGGCCGCAGTGACCGTTGGGACGCTCCTCATCTTTCTGATTATTTTCGTCGCTTTCGTTTTGTTCGTCACCGAGCCGGTCCCGATCGACGTCACAGCGATCGGGATCATGGTCACGCTGATGATACTCGGTCCGTGGACGGGCGTTTCGCCGCGCGAGGGCGTCTCCGGCTTCTCGAACCCCGCAACGATCACGATTCTCGCGATGATGATCCTGAGCGAAGGCGTCCGGCGGACGGGTGCGATTCAGCGTCTCGAAAAGACGGTCGCCTCCTACACGGGCGAGAGCGAACACAAGCAACTCGGCGCAACGGTCGGGCTCGTCGGCCCGCTCTCGGGAATTATCAACAACACCGCTGCCGTGGCCGTCTTGTTGCCGATGGTGAGCGATCTCGCTCACGAGCACGGGACATCGCCGTCGAAGTTGCTCGTTCCCCTCTCCTACGCGTCGATGGCTGGTGGGATGCTCACGCTCATTGGAACATCCACAAACCTTCTGGCCAGCGACGTGGCGAGTCGACTCGCCGCCGACTATCCCTCCTTGCACGCGTTCTCGATGTTCGAGTTCACCCACCTCGGGCTCGTGGTGTTTCTCGTCACCGGGCTGTACCTCCTTACGGTCGGGTACTGGCTTGCTCCGTCCCACGTGACGCCCCGAAGCAAGCTCGAAACAACACAAAAAGAGGAGTTTCTCACCGAGGTGATCGTGGGGAAAGAATCACCGTTCATCGGCTCGACGATCCGGGAAGCGCTCGAAGAGGTCGACTTCGAAGCGAACGTCACTCAACTGATTCGTGCTGGTACCTATCATCGAGAGCCGAGACTGTCGATGACGATACGGGAGGGGGACACCTTCACGATCCGGCTCACGGAAGACGCGTTACGGACGCTACACGAGGTAGAGGGGATCGAGTTCGTTCCGGAAGTCATGCCGCCAGGTGGGCTCGATGCGCTCGGCCCCGGGCAAACGCTCAGCGAAATCGTCGTCACCGCCGGGTCGGATCTCGTCGGCGAAACGGTCGAGTCGTCACGGTTTCAAGACCAGTATCAGACGGCTGTGCTGGCCATCCGCCGTGGCGGTGAGACCGCCTACGAACGCCTCACGGAGTATCGAATCCGTCCGGGCGACCTGCTCCTCATCGAGTCCGAACCGGACACTGTCGACCGACTCGCCGACGATCCGAACGTGATCGTGGCTGGCGAACTCGCCCTCCAGCAGTTCCGGTCGTCGAAACTCCCACTCGCAGTCGGCGTTGTACTCTCAGTCATCGGCTTGGCAGCCCTCGGAATTCTCCCGGTCATGGTCGCCGCGCTCGGCGGCGTCCTCGTGATGATCGTAACCGGGATCGTCAAGCCAGCGGAGGCCTACGAGGCCGTGCAGTGGGATGTGATCTTCCTCCTCGCCGGCGTCATCCCGCTCGGCAAAGCGCTGTCGGAGACGGGCGGTGCCAATCTGCTCGGTACGCTCGTCGTCTCGACGGCTGAGTTCTTGCCCGCGATCGCCGTCCTCGGACTGTTCTATCTGCTGACCGCTGCGATTACTAACCTCGTTAGCAACCAGGCCAGCGTCGTGTTGCTCATCCCCGTCGCTGTCGACGCGGCCGCCAAGTTGAACGCCAACGCATTTGCCTTCGTTCTTGCAGTCACGTTCGCCGCCAGCACCGCGTTCATGTCGCCGGTTGGGTATCAGACCAACCTCTTCGTCTACGGGCCCGGTGGATACGATTTCGGTGACTACATCCGAGTCGGCGGGCCCCTCCAGGTGATCTTGGCCGTCGTCACGACGCTCGGGATCGCCGTTTTCTGGGGGGTCTAA